Below is a window of Desmonostoc muscorum LEGE 12446 DNA.
CTTTTGTAGCACCTGAAACCACACAAAGAAACGGTGCATTGCTAGCTGCTAAAGAAAGTTCTGATCCCAACATTGGTTGTATTTCTTCAGCAGAAATAGAAACAGAAAGCATCGACCCAGATTCGAGTTTTTGCATTAATTGTCCGCGAATCGCAACTAAAGTTAGTGCCTCTTCTAAAGAAAAAACACCCGAAATACAAGCCGCTACATACTCGCCAATGCTGTGGCCAATCATGGCTTGCGGATGCACACCCCACAACATCCAAAGTTTAGCAAGGGCATATTCAATTACAAATAATGCAGGTTGGGTTAAGGAAGTTTGTTGGAGTTGTTCCTCTGTAGTTTCTAATTTTGGGGGATAAAGTATATCCTTAAGGTTTAACTTTAAATGTGGTTTCAGGAATTCACAACACTTATCAATTTCTTGCCGAAACATTAATTCTGTTTCATATAATTCCCGTCCCATATTTACATACTGCGCTCCCTGTCCAGGAAACATAAATACAATGGGATGATTACGGGTTTCTGAACAATTATTCAAAACTCTGTGATTATTTGGTGTTGTTAATATTTTTATAGCATCTGAAATATCCCGACATAATAATACTCGGCGATGGTTAAAATTTCGGCGACCAACTTGCAAGGTATAAGCTACATCAGCAAGATTAATCTCAAGATGCTGTGCTAAATAATTAGCAAGATTAGTTGTAGCAGATTCCAAAGCTGTTGGAGTTTTGGCAGAGATAGCCAACAGATGCCAGGGGCGAAAAACACTTTCTTTGATTATAAAAACTGGAGCTTCTTCTAATATTACATGGGCATTAGTACCACCAATCCCAAAAGAGCTAACTCCTGCACGTCTAGGATGTTTGTCTGCTTTCCATTCAGAAAGTTTATTGTTGACATAAAAAGGACTATTGGCAAAATTAATTTGAGGATTTGGTTCCTCAAAATGCAAGCTGGGAGGAATTTGTTTATGTTTAAGAGCTAAAACTGTTTTAATTAAACCTGCAACACCAGCAGCTGCATCTAAGTGACCAATATTTGTTTTTAAAGAACCAATTCCACAGAAATTTTTATTTTTTGTACTAGTTTGGAATGCTTGAGTTAGCGCAGCAACTTCAATCGGATCTCCTAAGGAAGTTCCTGTTCCGTGAGCTTCAATATAAGTGATTGTTTCTGGTTCTACTTCTGCAATAATTTGAGCAGTTTTGATAACTTTAGCTTGACCTTCTATGCGAGGTGCTGTGTAACTAACTTTATTTGAACCGTCATTATTAATAGCAGAACCTTTAATCACAGCATGAATAAAATCTCCATCATTTAAGGTATCTTGTAATCTTTTTAGAACAACTATTCCTACACCTTCCCCACTCACAGTTCCCTGTGCTTTAGCGTCAAAAGCACGGCAATGTCCGTCCGGAGATTTAATACCTCCTTCTTTATATAAATAGCCAGCTTTTCTTGACGCGCCGATAGAAACACCGCCAACCAAAGCAATATCACATTCGCCATTTAGCAAACTTTGGCAAGCTAAATGTACGGCTACTAATGAGCTTGAGCAAGCTGTTTGAACTGCATAACTAGGCCCTGTTAAATTAAGTTTGTAAGAAGTACGTGTTGCTAGATAATCTTTATCGGCAGCAATTGTTAGTTGATGTTCGTCTATTGAGTTTCTAATATTTTGATTAAAATAAATGTTTAGTAAATAGCCGCTTAAGTTAGAACTAGCAAAAACACCTATAGAACCATTATAGGTTTCAGAATTATACCCTGCGTTTTCTAATGCTTCCCAAGCACACTCTAAAAAAATCCGGTGTTGGGGATCAGTTATTTCTGCATCTCTAGGATTAAAACCAAAAAAGGTAGCATCAAAAAGTTCTGCATCTTCTAGAACAGCATTGGCTTTCACATAATTCGGATTACTGAGAAGTGCTGGTTCTACTCCTGATGCTAACAGTTCTTCGTCACTGAAAAAAGAAATTGATTCTACGCCATTTTGCAGATTATGCCAAAATTCATCAAGATTTTTCGCTCCAGGAAATCTTCCAGTTAATCCGATAATTGCGATTTCTGAACCGTTAGTAGAATATGTTTCACTTGGAATATTCATGATTTATAAATTCCCTAATTATTTTCAACTGATTTTATTTTTTGCAAACGTTTTCTTTGTTGCGCTTTACCATCTGAAATTTTCTCTATTTGGATATCAGTTTCCTGTAAAAATGCTGTTTGATTTGCAGACGAACTTAAATACTCTGCTAAAGAATTGATGGTAGGATATCTAAACAAATCAAGGGTTGATAGTTCTGCATTTAATATTTCCTGCAATTGGCTGTGAACCGTAACTAAAAGTAATGAATGACCACCAATTTCAAAGAAATTGTCGTGAATGCCTATTTTTTCAATATTCAAAGCTTTCTGCCAAACAGAGGCTATTGTTTTTTCTACCTCAGTTTGTGGTACCACATAAGCAACTTCTAATTCTGGGCGCAGAGCATCTGGCATTGGTAATGCTCGATGATCTATTTTACCATTAGATGTTAATGGAAAGGCTTTTAATATCATAAACGCTGTTGGTACCATGTGGTCAAGCAATTTATTTTGTAAGAAGCGACGCAGTTCAGGAATTGTTAATGTTTTGTCTGGGTGGAGAATTATATAGGCTATTAAACTTTGATTTCCTGGTTTATTCTCCCGAAGCATAACTACACTTGCAGATACCGATGGATGTTGAATAATAGTCGCTTCAATTTCTCCCAACTCAACACGGAAACCACGTATTTTAATTTGGTTATCGATGCGACCGATATACTCCATATCTCCATTCGGTAAAAAGCGAACTAAATCACCTGTCTTGTAAAGGCGATCGCCTTCTTTGTCACTGAAGGGATTGGGGATAAACCTCTGCGCTGTTAATTCAGGTTGATTTAAATAACCTCTGGCTAATCCAACTCCGCCAACGTGCAATTCACCGGGTATTCCGATCGGTACTGGCTGCTGATAGCTATCTAGTAAGTAAACTTGCAAGTCAGGAATTGGACGACCAATTACACTTGCTGATGCTAGTTCTAAGTCTGCCATTGTTAGCGGACGATAAGTCACATGCACGGTTGTTTCTGTAATGCCGTACATATTTACTAATTGTGGAAACTGGTCGCCATGACGTTCAAACCAAGGTCTTAAACTCTCAATTTGCAAAGCTTCCCCACCGAAAATAACTGCTCGCAGCTTTAAGTCGTTATTATTTCCTAGAGATTCCTCTACCTGTATCAGTTGGCGAAAAGCCGAAGGTGTCTGGTTCAGTATTGTGACTTGCTGGGTTAATAACAATTGATAAAAGTCTTGAGGTGAACGACTCAACAAGTATGGTACTACTATCAACTTTCCGCCATATAGCAAGGCTCCCCAGATTTCCCAAACAGAAAAATCAAAGGCTATTGAATGGAATAGTGTCCAAACATCCTGTTGATTAAAGTTATACCAGGAATCAGTTGCAGCTAACAGACGGACTACATTAGCGTGATTAATTAAGACTCCTTTGGGTTGACCTGTTGAGCCAGATGTATAGATGATGTAGGCTAAATTATCAGCTGTGCAGTTACTAATTGGGTTTGTTTGGCTTTGTTGAGCTATGGTTTGCCTATCTGTCTCTAGACAAACAACTTGAGTCTGATGTTTTGGTAAATTTTCTATCAGGTGCTGCTGTGTTAGTAACACAGACACTTGAGATGACTGCAATATCAAGCCTATACGTTCTGCTGGATAGGCTGGATCTATCGGTACGTATGCACCACCAGCTTTGAGGATGGCTAATAATGCGATAATCATAGACAGCGATCGCTCTACACAAATTCCCACCATCACATCTGGCTTGACACCTAATTGTTGTAGGTAATGAGCTAGTTGATTAGCACGAGTGTTTAATTCTTGGTAGCTTAGTTGCTGATTATTATAAATAACAGCAATGTTGTCTGGTGTGCGATCGCACTGCTCCTCAAACCAATGGTGAATACACTTATATTCTAGCTCTGCTGTCTTAGTATTATTGAATGTAAGTAACAGTTTTTCTCGTTCTTGTTCACTGAGAATGTCTAATCGTGATATCGCTAAAGAAGGATTATTAATAATGCTGCTTAACAAAGTTTGCCACTGACTCGCCAAATTTTCAATATCTTCTTTATGGAAAAGTTTGGCATCATAGTGAAATTCTACTTTGACTAAATCATTTTGTGTACGGACACAAGAAAGCTTTAGTTTAAATCGGTCAACGCAGACGTAATGCTGATGAATGGAAAATGATACTTGAGGAGCATAATAATTAGCAATTGTTTCCTCAAAATCATAACAAAATGGTAAAAATGCCTGTTCTATATCATCTGTATCTGTTTTACCAAATGCGTTCCAACTAAAACTATCTTGCCATTCAAGCATTTCATCTGTTAACTTTTTAACCTGTATTAAGGTATCACTAAATGTATAATTTTCTTGCAGATGATAAACAAGCGGTAAATATTTGCCAAATAAACCTAGTGCTGCTTTTAATTCTTCATAATTGCGACCATCACAGCCTACACCTACAATTAAATTTGATTGCCCACTAAGACGCCAAAGTAGAATTTGCCAACAAGTAAGGAAAAATATATTTATCGATATTTGATATTTTTGGATAATTTCTTCAATTTTAGTCAGTAAATCGCTGTGAATGACTAACTTAATAACTTGAGGATCAAATTCTGATTCTTGAGAAAAGCAATTCTCAAAAGCAAGCTTTAAGTTATCTAGAGCCGAAAAATCTACTTGCTGCCAGAAATTTGTTCTTGTTGTAGTTTCTTCTGCTTCAAGTAATTCATTTTGCCATGTAGCGACATCAGCGTATTGTAGTGTTTCTTCGTCTATTTCGGTATTCTGCAAGCAGGCAGTGTAATACTGACTAATTTGATAAACTATATTTTTGAATGTTTTATAGTCGGTACAAATAGATGGTAAATTGATAAATAAAACATATTTTTTTGCGGAACATTTGACCAAATCTATCTTTAAGAGTTGCCCTTTCTCTAATTTGACAGAGTGGTCCCTGATTTTATCGAAAAGGGCTTCTATTTCTTCATCTTGAGAATAGTGATTTCCTAAATCATACTCATTGAGAAATATCTTGCTATTAGTATCTATTACTTGAATAGGTATTTTTAAACCACGCGGACGATGAATATTTGTGCGAAGAATCTCGTTTCTAGCAATAACTTTCTCTAACGCTTCTTTCAATATCTCTACCTGTAAATCTCCTTCAATTAGAACAGCACATTGATTCCGATATAAATTACTACCTTGCTGTACTAACCAAAGGTGCTTTTGTTGAGGAGATAGTGGAAAACCCTGAATTTTTTGTTGCATTTTGATTATTCAATCCTAATTAAAAATTTTAGTCGCAATTTGTCAGACATTCTATTTCAATGCCCATACAAAATCTCAAGTTTTACTAAAACGCAGGGTAAAAAACGGGAGTATAAACTTTACCACTTAAAGTTTCGCGGGGATGTTCACCATTTTCATTATTTATCTATTTTGATTAATTCAGGTTGTAAATTGATAGATTTTCTGCCAACTTTATCTAACTTATCCTTTAAA
It encodes the following:
- a CDS encoding non-ribosomal peptide synthetase, giving the protein MQQKIQGFPLSPQQKHLWLVQQGSNLYRNQCAVLIEGDLQVEILKEALEKVIARNEILRTNIHRPRGLKIPIQVIDTNSKIFLNEYDLGNHYSQDEEIEALFDKIRDHSVKLEKGQLLKIDLVKCSAKKYVLFINLPSICTDYKTFKNIVYQISQYYTACLQNTEIDEETLQYADVATWQNELLEAEETTTRTNFWQQVDFSALDNLKLAFENCFSQESEFDPQVIKLVIHSDLLTKIEEIIQKYQISINIFFLTCWQILLWRLSGQSNLIVGVGCDGRNYEELKAALGLFGKYLPLVYHLQENYTFSDTLIQVKKLTDEMLEWQDSFSWNAFGKTDTDDIEQAFLPFCYDFEETIANYYAPQVSFSIHQHYVCVDRFKLKLSCVRTQNDLVKVEFHYDAKLFHKEDIENLASQWQTLLSSIINNPSLAISRLDILSEQEREKLLLTFNNTKTAELEYKCIHHWFEEQCDRTPDNIAVIYNNQQLSYQELNTRANQLAHYLQQLGVKPDVMVGICVERSLSMIIALLAILKAGGAYVPIDPAYPAERIGLILQSSQVSVLLTQQHLIENLPKHQTQVVCLETDRQTIAQQSQTNPISNCTADNLAYIIYTSGSTGQPKGVLINHANVVRLLAATDSWYNFNQQDVWTLFHSIAFDFSVWEIWGALLYGGKLIVVPYLLSRSPQDFYQLLLTQQVTILNQTPSAFRQLIQVEESLGNNNDLKLRAVIFGGEALQIESLRPWFERHGDQFPQLVNMYGITETTVHVTYRPLTMADLELASASVIGRPIPDLQVYLLDSYQQPVPIGIPGELHVGGVGLARGYLNQPELTAQRFIPNPFSDKEGDRLYKTGDLVRFLPNGDMEYIGRIDNQIKIRGFRVELGEIEATIIQHPSVSASVVMLRENKPGNQSLIAYIILHPDKTLTIPELRRFLQNKLLDHMVPTAFMILKAFPLTSNGKIDHRALPMPDALRPELEVAYVVPQTEVEKTIASVWQKALNIEKIGIHDNFFEIGGHSLLLVTVHSQLQEILNAELSTLDLFRYPTINSLAEYLSSSANQTAFLQETDIQIEKISDGKAQQRKRLQKIKSVENN